The window CGGTTGAGTTCTTGTTTTTGTTGTGGACCACGGTGCCGACCACGGCGCCGATTATCACCGCGACGAGGATTACGCCGGAGACGGTTAGGAGAATCAGACGttttcttgtcttcttctttaaCGCTAGATCTTGAGCTTCGTCTACTTTTCCATATCCTTTGAAGGATGTCACTGAATCCATAATCTTCTATAAGTGGCCTAAAGCAAGCTCCTTTTTTTGGTTTCTGGGTTCTTAGAGCAACATTATAGGTGGGACTTGATTTTTTGGCCCTTAGAATATTTTAAGGTTATTTGTGAGTTAAGGTCATATTTAGGGATTTTCCCTTAGAAATTAGATTATTGGTGGGACTTATGAAAGTCCCTTAgtgaattaatttttttttattaattgaagACAAATTATCGAATAACTTATGACATTATAAAGAAaagttgaaaattaaaatacgtagaacatgaaaattaaaatacaaaggagtggaaaaaaattacaaaatgcataaataaaataagagaaacattttatttaaatcatagaaaacaaaaacacattaTATGTAATTTGGAAGATGTCCAAATTTATCCCATATATGTTCAATCAAATCTTCTTTTAATTGTTGATGGATATGTGGATCCCGAACTTCTTTACGACGAGCAATTATATTGCCGGGTTTTTTAGCCTTTTTGACGGTAAAAGTAAAATCGTCATCTTGAAATTCTTCAAGAGTATCTGAATTCCGTTCATCTTggacaatcatattatggagtatgagACATGCTCGCATAATATtcgatattttgtttttatcccATAGATTAGAAGGATTTCTAACAACGGCGAACCTAGCTTGGAGGACCCCAAAGGCCCGCTCGACATCTTTTCGAACGGATTCTTGACGCGTAgcaaataaagaattttttgcACCCTGTGGCAGTCGTATAGACTGAATAAAAGTCGCCCATTTTGGATAGATACCATCTGTCAGATAATACGCCAAATTGTATTCCCTTCCGTTGACATAGTAGTTTACTTGGGGAGCTTTCCCGTTAATaatttcatcaaaaacaggtgatcTATCCAGAATATTAAGATCGTTCAAAGTACCTGGAGCGCCAAAGAAAgcgtgccatatccagaggTCATATGAAGCAACGGCCTCCAACACAATTGTTGGTTTTCCGGTTCCTCGTGAATACATTCCTTTCCAGGCAGTGgggcaattcttccactcccaatgcatacagtcgatgcttccaATCATTCCGGGAAATCCCCGTTCTTCACCCTCATGGAGTAGTCTCCGAAGATCCTCCACTGTGGGACGTCTGAGGTATTCATCGGCAAACAAGTGGATTATTCCGGCGGTAAATTCGTGCAAACATTTACGAGATGTTGTTTCAGCAAGTCGTATATATTCGTCTACGGGATCAGCTCCACCACCATACGCCAATTGACGAATTGCTGCGGTACATTTCTGGAGAGGCGATAAACCAGACCGTCCGGTTGCATCTTCTTTGGGTTTAAAATACTCAACTTCAGTAGAGAGACGATGcacaatatataagaacaaTGACTTGTTCATTCGAAATCGTCGGCGGAACAAATTGTGAGGATATGTTGGAGTGTCGCtaaaataatcattccaaaGGTTGTTGTGGCCTTCTTCCCGATTTCTCTCGataaaaatacgtttttttcGCTCTTTTGGTTCGGGAATAGCTTCGAGATCTTCAAATATATCATCAAATACGCCTTCAAATGCATTATCATCACCTCCTCTATGGTAATGATAATGGGAAGAAGATgccatttttaaaaagaaatttaaaggAATGAAACAAGGAGAAGTGGAAGTGTTTATGAAAAACGAAGTtatgaaagaaagaagaagatatgaATGTAAAGAGAAGTACAAGTGTTTATGAAAGAAGAAGTGTCTTATTTATAATTGGTCTTTAGTTCATCTCGTGACTCTCATCTCATCTTGTGACTTAAAGCTTTCTTTCCCGTGATACAAACAAACAATGGAAAGTACATGTTCTGATATAATTGTATATTTGAAATCAACGCAACCTGTTTCTGTGGCCATGCAAATCTATGcgttaaaatgcaaaaaaactACATAACAAAACACTTACACTATAAAGTCTGATACATTACAAGACATAATACGATTGAGAGAAGTCATAGTCAATACATCATATTACATAAAGTTCGAAGTCCATACATCATATTACATATAGTTCAATACATCACCATCTTCATTTACTTAACCATCAGCACAATTCCAAGTAAAACTGTCACCACAATCATTGCACTTACAAAGTACTCAAATCCCAGCCTAAGCTTGGATTGTTCCTTTCCTATATCACCCACCATTTTCTCAACTCTAACCAGTCGCTGGTCAGTCTCGATGTCACTGCAAAGTGAAAGATTGTCCACCTTTTCCTCTAGCTGAATCACATGTCGATCTCGGGCTCGCATCTCTTCCATCATGGCTTCATCCCACCATTTCCAAACATGGCACTCTCCATCGTCCACGTTCTCACATGTGTAGATTCGTCTACCTGTGGTGAACACACACGCAAGACTATGAAGAAGACAGTATATCAGGAGGTGATTACCCTTTACAAGACTAGACGAGATTTTACTTAACCTGGATCAGTCCGAGATGTTGCAAGGAGAGGCTTAGCACCGCAGTAACAAGTTTGTGGGATGCCAAACTCAACCTCTGGTTGAGGAGGATACTGAACCTGTGAACTAGCGTGTAAGCTTAACTCAGCTTGGTCACGTCGAATGAGATCTTCCATCTCGCTGAAGCTACCGTCCTCTGAGTTGCAAAATATATCGTCAGACTGCGAAGGCTGGCTGTAGCTGTGGAGTCCCATGTTTATGTCTACCTGCATAAACACATATTGATTATTAAATACTCGACGACATATAAGCAAAACACGCAAGTAATTATTAGATACACATAGTAATTTTTGTGGTTGCATACGACATATAAACAAGACCCGCAAGAGAAGACCAGAAAGAACATAAAAAAGACATTGTTATTATTAATAAGAGCCGCATGAACTACATTATAACAGAGAACTAAAACATGGATTTTAAAACAGAGACTTATAAGATTAGATCCTAATCTTTCAGAAATACTTGGCTAGCAACTTATTCTTCACAACCTCCTCCGCCTCACTTAATGGTTCTTTCCTCGCAAGGAGAGTGTCAAGTATAGCTAGCTTGGACAGTCTCTCCTGCGTAGCCAAATCCTCTTTCTTCATTTCCCATATGGTTGTATACTCAGCAACAGACTTGCCTTGAACAGTCGACCTTTTTTGTTTAGCCGCCTTGCAACCTTCAGGCCGGATTTCGTGATCAGGGACAGCGGCGCTTGTATCTGTCTCACCATCCTTCCTCTTTGAAGTGTGAGTGGCTTTAGGAGTGTTGAGGCTAAGCCATTTTTGTTCAAAGCGCAACACGCACCAAGCATGCTCAAGTGTAAACTTGCTTTGCTGATCTGAGTAGAAGATGTCGTGAGCCTTCTTTAGAACATCAGTGTCACTCTCACCACTCCCAATTTGTCTCTCTGCCGCGGAGTAAGCCCCACAGAACTTTGTAACTTGATCGTTTATTCTGTGCCATCTCTTCTTACAAGTAAGATCCCCTCTCTTTTCACCCTCCTGTTGCCCATGAGGACTTGCAGCATAATAATCTCCAACCCGTTTCCAGAAGGCCCCCAACTTCTGCTCATTTCCAACAACGGCATCCTTCGAAGTGTTAAGCCAAGCAGAGATTAGAACCGCGTCATCAGCTGTGCCCCATTTGCGTCTAGCATTACGGTCCACTGATGTGTCTACTGCCGTCTGTTCAGCTTGTTGTGAACTAAAGGGAGGGATCTCCGATTCTCCAAAGTTGACAGTTGAATGAAAACTTTcatatggaaagttttcattcaCACGACTTCCTTGTTGACTGTTAAGCAGTCCTACGTAACTAGAGGACTGACTTTGAAAATTTCTTGAACCCATACGACTTTTACAAGATAAATATTTGAGAGAGAGTTGTAGATTAGGAGATGGATAGAAGAGAGAAGGCAGGTGTGTATATTTAAGGGGATTGAGATGGGAGTTTAATATTAGCTGGTGAAGAGTATTAAGTTTCTACATAAAGACTAACCATAAACCATATATGTCTAATCTGAACTTATTACTAACCTATCTACGGTTTCAAGTAACGACGACAGTAGAACTAGTTTGTCTAGTTCAGTAAAGACGTAAAGAAGTGTGAGTCTACTAGAGTAAAGAGTGAAATTAAGGAGGTGTCACTCTAGTTGAGTAAAGAGTGAAGAGATGTAAACCATAATTCTAAGTTGTTTAAAATACTTCAAATTTTAACTGATAACAGACCAAATAATTCTATCAACCTATCCGATTTTGAAAGGTACAGAAGCTATACGAATTTTCAATAAAGCTATACGAATATTAATTATGAAACAACCATTACATCAAATATATACAGAAGACCCGAGCTTAGAAGCTATACGAATTATCGATCAATCTATACGAGTTTTCATTCACAGCCATTCAATCTTAAAGTTTTTGCAAGCATCAAAGAACCAACGAAtcaatacatttttatatatctattccGTTCACAACCACTTCAATCACAAGAGCGGAGCATATCAAACAACGAACGAGAAGAGCGAATCAAATCAATCATTTAATCAACAAACAACCAAACAACAAACAACCATTGAATCTACACACCCCTACTCGGTTTCTCAAAATTACAATGGAGGTTAGACA is drawn from Brassica rapa cultivar Chiifu-401-42 chromosome A05, CAAS_Brap_v3.01, whole genome shotgun sequence and contains these coding sequences:
- the LOC117133935 gene encoding glutathione S-transferase T3-like isoform X2 — its product is MGSRNFQSQSSSYVGLLNSQQGSRVNENFPYESFHSTVNFGESEIPPFSSQQAEQTAVDTSVDRNARRKWGTADDAVLISAWLNTSKDAVVGNEQKLGAFWKRVGDYYAASPHGQQEGEKRGDLTCKKRWHRINDQVTKFCGAYSAAERQIGSGESDTDVLKKAHDIFYSDQQSKFTLEHAWCVLRFEQKWLSLNTPKATHTSKRKDGETDTSAAVPDHEIRPEGCKAAKQKRSTVQGKSVAFYDLNKMFLLFYLCIL
- the LOC117133935 gene encoding uncharacterized protein LOC117133935 isoform X3 — encoded protein: MKPIPCVSPLLSKLKRNRFTAVDLIRLNPLLLDPFLFALFPLRHRFSPPPNSFLWTSIQSRPKLGKVDINMGLHSYSQPSQSDDIFCNSEDGSFSEMEDLIRRDQAELSLHASSQVQYPPQPEVEFGIPQTCYCGAKPLLATSRTDPGRRIYTCENVDDGECHVWKWWDEAMMEEMRARDRHVIQLEEKVDNLSLCSDIETDQRLVRVEKMVGDIGKEQSKLRLGFEYFVSAMIVVTVLLGIVLMVK
- the LOC117133935 gene encoding glutathione S-transferase T3-like isoform X4 is translated as MKPIPCVSPLLSKLKRNRFTAVDLIRLNPLLLDPFLFALFPLRHRFSPPPNSFLWTSIQSRPKLGKDAVVGNEQKLGAFWKRVGDYYAASPHGQQEGEKRGDLTCKKRWHRINDQVTKFCGAYSAAERQIGSGESDTDVLKKAHDIFYSDQQSKFTLEHAWCVLRFEQKWLSLNTPKATHTSKRKDGETDTSAAVPDHEIRPEGCKAAKQKRSTVQGKSVAFYDLNKMFLLFYLCIL
- the LOC117133935 gene encoding protein ALP1-like isoform X1 yields the protein MASSSHYHYHRGGDDNAFEGVFDDIFEDLEAIPEPKERKKRIFIERNREEGHNNLWNDYFSDTPTYPHNLFRRRFRMNKSLFLYIVHRLSTEVEYFKPKEDATGRSGLSPLQKCTAAIRQLAYGGGADPVDEYIRLAETTSRKCLHEFTAGIIHLFADEYLRRPTVEDLRRLLHEGEERGFPGMIGSIDCMHWEWKNCPTAWKGMYSRGTGKPTIVLEAVASYDLWIWHAFFGAPGTLNDLNILDRSPVFDEIINGKAPQVNYYVNGREYNLAYYLTDGIYPKWATFIQSIRLPQGAKNSLFATRQESVRKDVERAFGVLQARFAVVRNPSNLWDKNKISNIMRACLILHNMIVQDERNSDTLEEFQDDDFTFTVKKAKKPGNIIARRKEVRDPHIHQQLKEDLIEHIWDKFGHLPNYI